Genomic window (Saccharothrix australiensis):
CGGCCGGGCGGTCAGCGCGTGCACCTCCAGCCAGTACCGGCCGGCCGGGGTGTCCACGGCGGACTTGGCCTGGGTCCACGCGTCGGCGACGCCGGCCATCCGCGCGTACGCCGCCCGCGCGCCGAGCTGGCGGCAGCGGGCGTAGTCCTCGCGGTCCAGCGTCAGGTCGTCACGGCACGCCGCCAGGGGCGGGTCGCCCGGCCGGCCGGGCCCGACCTGGCGGAACGCCTCGCCCGCGGTCAGGAACACCGTGGTGTTGGGTCGCCGGGCGGCGATGGAGTTGCGCACGTCCGGGTTCATGAACAGGACGTCGTCGTCCTGGTGCGCGACGACGTTGAGGTAGGCCGCGGCCGGCGCGGCGGCGACGGCGGGTGGCGACAGCGCACCCAGCAGCAAGGTCACGACGGACAACGCCACACCGATTCGCATCGATCCCCCTGAGAACGCGTTCGGCAACTCCCCGTAGCACTACCACCCCCCGGAAGGATGGTCAGCCACCGGAAGGGCATGAAGAATCCGGAGGAGTGGCCCGTGCCTGGTGGGGCGACGGGCGACACGGTCGCCTGACCCACCACTCGCACGGGTGACGCAATCATCGCCGCGCAGGCAATTTACACGAACTTCACAAACTCGTGAAGTTAAGGAAGCGTATAAACTCCCCCCGTGCCGAGGGCCGAAGGGGATGATGCGGCGGTGACCCAGGTGACGGAGCGGGACGAGCACGCGGTGCTGCGGTTCATCGAACGCGTCGCCTCGGCCTTCACGGAGTCCGGGATGCCGCGGATGCCGTCGCGGGTGTTCGTGGCGCTGCTGGCCGAGGACACCGGCACCATGACCGCCGCCGAGCTGGCCGACCTGCTTCAGGTCTCCCCCGCCGCGATCTCCGGTGCGATCCGGTACCTCACCCAGGTCAGCATGGTCAGCCGCGAGCGCGAGACCGGCTCCCGCCGCGACGTGTACCGGGTGTACGACGACGTCTGGTACGAGGCCGTCTTCCGCCGCGAGCGGCTGATGTCCCGCTGGGACGGCCCGCTCCGCGAGGGCATCGCCGTGCTGGGGCCCGACACGCCCGCCGGGCGGCGCATCGCCGAGACCCTGGCGTTCTTCGAGTTCATCCACCGCGAGCTGCCCAACCTGCTGGAGCGGTGGCGGGAGTACCGGGACGAGCGCTTTAACTCCTGACTGAATCGCCCGTGACCTGCGGTCGCG
Coding sequences:
- a CDS encoding GbsR/MarR family transcriptional regulator, giving the protein MTQVTERDEHAVLRFIERVASAFTESGMPRMPSRVFVALLAEDTGTMTAAELADLLQVSPAAISGAIRYLTQVSMVSRERETGSRRDVYRVYDDVWYEAVFRRERLMSRWDGPLREGIAVLGPDTPAGRRIAETLAFFEFIHRELPNLLERWREYRDERFNS